Below is a genomic region from Brassica oleracea var. oleracea cultivar TO1000 chromosome C9, BOL, whole genome shotgun sequence.
CATGCTTTCTTTTGAACTCTTCATATACTTCAGCCCTCCTCCTCTTGAGTTCAGCTGTCAAGAGTGAATCCTGTTCACAAACAATTTAAGAGAGAGTCAGTCAACACTGGGGAAGGTAACCGGGTATTTAGATATTAACAACAACTAACCTCTTCTTCATAGTTCTTTTTGATCTCTGACTGTCTTTGACTCTTGTCAAGTTCAAGCTGAAGGTTACTGAACATACGTAAAGATGATGTATGGTCGGAGTTCTTGGCTGTATACTCGGCTTCTACGTCATCATCCTTTCTTTTGAATTGTTCATTTAATTCAGCACTCCTCCTCTGGAATTCAGCTTTCAAGAGTGATTTCTGCTCACAAACAATTTAAGAGGTAACCGGGGGTATTTTATTGACAACAACTAACCGCTTCTACATAGTTCTTTCTGATATCTTGCAGCATCTCCAGTTTATGCGGAAATGGATCACTGAACACAGGGGGAACAGGTTGAGTAGCACTCTGTCCCGGAGCTNNNNNNNNNNNNNNNNNNNNNNNNNNNNNNNNGGGGGGGGGGGATTATCAGATTTTAAACTCATACTGAAATGCACAAAGGGAAGTAAAACCGACCAGTTTCTGCTGCAATATTTTGGCCTTCAGTGTTTGCTGATGATAGGTCCGCCTGATTAGTTCCAACCAACGGAGATGGTAGAGAGCATTCATCCTGATCTGATACTGCACCTTGACCAGCTGATGTGGGAGTACTCACAAAACGTTCTACACTTGACTCTACAATGTTTTTTGTAACATGTTAGTAGAGAAAATGTAGGCTCATAGAGAGCTACATAGATTTTGGAATCTTAGAGCAACTCCATCCATTAGAACACCTAAGAAGCTCTAATGATTAAATTAGTTGGAAAAAATGTGATTTGATAAGTTTAGAACCTTGGTTAGTAAAATTAATTTTTTCTTCCTCCAATGGTAGAACCCCTTTTCTTCCTCCAATGGTAGAACCCCATAGGGGTTCTTAAATTTTTTTTTATTAGAATGATTTAAAAAAAAAGCATACATAAATTTATTAATAAAAATTACATAAAACATATGAAAGGTACAAATACAAATCAAAAACGAGAAAAACCGATTAGTAGAAATCTTGATTTGTTCCAAATTTTTGCCAAATATGTTCAACCAAATCAGCTTTCAATTGTTGATGTATTGTTTTATCACGAACTTGATTCCGAACGCTCATCATATTGCCGAGATTTGAAGGCATATCTGTAGAATACGTAAAATCCACTTGTGAACTTCGGTTTGATTTCGGTTGTGCGAAAACTGATACATCAAACTGAAACAAACTTAGTCATTAAACTGAAACACAACCTAACTTGCTAACATGTCATTAATTAGCTTGTTCTTCAAAGCAATTTCAGTCTCAGTAAGTGGCTCTATCTTCTTAATGAGGCTATCAAGTATTTTTTGCTTGTTAAGCTTGTCTTTCATA
It encodes:
- the LOC106314601 gene encoding uncharacterized protein LOC106314601, with product MLQDIRKNYVEARRSAELNEQFKRKDDDVEAEYTAKNSDHTSSLRMFSNLQLELDKSQRQSEIKKNYEEEDSLLTAELKRRRAEVYEEFKRKHVDKEAEYTYSQELRPYIIFSIFSTLPNASAKIASHL